A single genomic interval of Eleutherodactylus coqui strain aEleCoq1 chromosome 3, aEleCoq1.hap1, whole genome shotgun sequence harbors:
- the LOC136620427 gene encoding uncharacterized protein, giving the protein MEKLLKEVELGRMAGPFREPPFVNLRVSPLGLVPKKEAGKFRLIHHLSYPSGESVNDGISKEQAAVSYASFDCAVALVRQAGKGAWLAKADIESAFRLLPVHPQCFHLLGCSIEDQFFVDMCLPMGCSISCYYFEVFSSFLEWMLRVETGISSVSHYLDDFLFVGQANSTACEFLLSSFRSLMKKAGVPLSDEKTVGPASRLGFLGIEIDTEEMTFHLPDEKVARLRQVVELVGSSRKVTLHQLQVLLGLLNFACRVIPMGRAFSRRLSLATKGVKEPHHFVRVTKGMRSDLHIWRVFLSSFNGQVICLEEEKQNEEIGLVSDAAGSYGFGVILGDQWCCAAWPDTWIERKWIKNTALLEIFPLVVAMEIWGQRLANGNICFWSDNQSVVQMVNKQSSSSTLVLAALRHLILRCLQHNVKFKARHVPGYLNATADALSRFQMSHFRELHPTAEVEGCRIGQYGWWATPMYTGRKREPEIGPLA; this is encoded by the exons ATGGAGAAGTTGCTGAAGGAGGTAGAATTGGGTCGAATGGCGGGCCCATTTCGGGAACCGCCTTTCGTGAACTTGCGGGTTTCCCCGTTGGGACTGGTACCGAAGAAGGAAGCTGGCAAGTTCAGACTTATCCATCACCTATCCTATCCGTCGGGTGAATCAGTCAACGACGGAATATCAAAAGAGCAAGCGGCGGTGTCATATGCGTCTTTCGACTGCGCGGTTGCATTAGTTAGACAGGCAGGTAAAGGCGCTTGGTTGGCAAAGGCCGATATTGAATCGGCCTTCCGGCTCCTGCCGGTGCATCCGCAGTGTTTTCATCTGCTGGGATGCAGCATCGAGGACCAGTTTTTTGTGGACATGTGCCTACCGATGGGTTGCTCTATCTCCTGTTATTATTTTGAGGTTTTTAGTTCATTCTTGGAATGGATGTTAAGAGtggagacgggcatctcatcggtatcgcattatttggatgattttctttttgttggtCAGGCAAATTCGACGGCCTGCGAGTTTTTACTTTCGTCGTTTCGTAGTTTGATGAAAAAAGCCGGGGTCCCCTTGTCGGATGAGAAGACGGTTGGCCCCGCATCGAGGCTCGGTTTTTTAGGCATAGAAATCGACACGGAGGAAATGACTTTCCACTTGCCGGATGAAAAAGTGGCGCGTTTGCGCCAAGTCGTGGAGTTGGTGGGCAGTTCTCGGAAGGTTACACTGCACCAACTTCAAGTATTGTTAGGGTTGTTGAATTTCGCGTGCAGGGTCATTCCGATGGGGCGAGCCTTTTCCCGGCGGTTGTCACTAGCAACGAAAGGGGTAAAGGAACCccatcattttgtcagggtgacaaaagGGATGAGAtcagacctgcacatatggagaGTTTTTCTGAGTTCATTTAACGGTCAAGtaatatgtctggaggaggagaagcagaaTGAAGAGATCGGCTTGGTATCGGATGCAGCTGGTTCATACGGATTCGGAGTAATATTGGGTGATCAATGGTGTTGTGCTGCATGGCCGGATACATGGATTGAAAGAAAATGGATAAAGAACACAGCGTTATTGGAGATTTTCCCTTTGGTGGTGGCAATGGAAATATGGGGCCAGAGGTTGGCCAACGGTAATATTTGCTTTTGGTCAGATAATCAATCGGTGGTGCAAATGGTCAACAAGCAATCGTCATCCTCAACGTTGGTGCTGGCAGCATTACGCCATTTGATCTTACGGTGTTTACAGCACAATGTTAAGTTTAAAGCGAGACATGTACCAGGATATTTGAATGCTACtgctgatgctctttctcgttttcagatgtcacatttcagggagctgcacccgacggcggaggtcgagggg TGTCGGATTGGACAGTATGGGTGGTGGGCCACTCCTATGTATACTGGGCGGAAAAGAGAGCCAGAAATAGGCCCATTGGCGTGA